The Porphyrobacter sp. HT-58-2 genome has a window encoding:
- a CDS encoding DUF3703 domain-containing protein → MSIIRTAYRKELAAYRVARANGDHVSAWQRLERGHIIAQGSLPLHLHSHGVMLAFAVSRREWAEVAGQVLRLFLAPLGTLTGRTPMGNTGRSDVSAFASMPIPADIAQIVNAGRD, encoded by the coding sequence ATGAGCATCATTCGAACAGCCTATCGAAAAGAGCTGGCGGCATATCGCGTCGCGCGTGCCAACGGCGATCACGTCAGTGCCTGGCAAAGGCTCGAACGCGGGCACATCATCGCTCAGGGTAGTCTGCCGCTGCATCTCCACTCGCACGGCGTAATGCTGGCATTCGCGGTGTCGCGGCGCGAATGGGCCGAGGTTGCAGGCCAGGTGCTGCGTCTGTTTCTAGCGCCATTGGGCACACTGACCGGTCGCACGCCGATGGGAAATACCGGGCGATCGGACGTCAGTGCTTTTGCCTCTATGCCAATACCGGCGGATATTGCGCAGATCGTGAATGCAGGCCGTGATTGA
- a CDS encoding MerR family transcriptional regulator has translation MKIGELSKATGTNVETIRYYERIGLLPPPPRTSGNYRSYGLSERQRLSFIRHSRDLGFTIEDIRSLLDLSDHPDRDCQAGDLIASRQLAQVEAKIFQLTALRDELSRIIGRCRGGLSIDCRVIAALAKHELCDGDHRSDC, from the coding sequence ATGAAAATCGGCGAACTATCGAAGGCCACCGGCACCAATGTCGAAACCATCCGGTATTACGAGCGGATCGGGCTGCTGCCGCCACCACCGCGCACATCAGGCAATTACCGCTCTTACGGGCTATCGGAACGTCAGCGACTTTCTTTCATCCGCCATTCGCGCGATCTGGGGTTCACTATCGAGGACATCCGCTCGCTGCTCGATTTGTCCGATCATCCAGACCGCGACTGCCAGGCGGGTGACCTTATCGCCTCTCGCCAACTCGCGCAGGTTGAAGCCAAAATTTTCCAGCTCACTGCTTTGCGGGACGAATTGAGCAGGATTATTGGCCGCTGTCGTGGGGGCCTTTCCATCGACTGCCGGGTAATCGCTGCGTTAGCGAAACATGAGCTGTGTGACGGCGACCACCGTTCCGACTGTTGA